The Thermoplasmata archaeon genome contains the following window.
GATTCCTGCGCACTACCTATCCCTATGATAATAGACTCATGATTTTTAGCTACATCTTTTACCATCTGTAAATGCCCCATGTGGAACGGTTGGAATCTTCCAATTATCAAAGCTCGCATAATAGATAATTTATAATAACATTATTAATCTTTTCTTTAAATGATGTTTTAAACATCTATAAAAAAGCTAGATTTAATATTGAACGGTCAACAATATTTTAGCAGCCCAAAAGAGCGGGTATTATATCTATAAAAATCATAAACTTGCATAATTCACAATTTATAAGAGTTGATAAAATGATGTATAATACACACAAAATTGATAATTAAACCAAATCATAAAATTCATTATTTTTAAATAATTATCAATTATTTTTCTAGTGTAATAAAATATCTAAAGATTGTAATACAGCCAATATTGGAGAAAGATATAAATATATCAATTTTATATCTTATTATTAGAGGTGTGATATATGGCAGGAATTACAGATATGCGAAAAAAAATAGCAAAGAGCACAAGCGTGAAAGAGAAAGATGTAAAAAAAGTCCTAGATACTTTTTTTAGCGAAGTAATGACATCTGTTAATAAAGGAGAAAAAGTAGCAATTAAAGAATTTGGGACCTTTACAAGAAGAGTACAAAAAGCCAAAAAAGCTAAAAACCCAAGGACTAAAGCTGTAATAAATGTACCGGAAAAGAAAAAGTTTGTATTTAAACCAGCTAGAAAAAATAAATATCTATAAAATTTACATTAATTTCTTTTTTATTTCTATTTTTTTAATTCAGACCCCTCTTGTAAAATCACCAGAAATTTTTTGGAAATAAAAATTTAACAGTAAAAAAAGATAAAAAAATAGAAAAGATATTTACTCAATTATATCTATATTTGAGTCTACACTTGATATTTTTGCAGCTTTTTTCATTGAAGAAAGAGTTGCATTCGTATCTAATATATATGGTGACTTTACACCGGTAAGAACTACCAGTACCTTTATTTTTCCTTCCATAGTGGGATCAATCGAGGCTCCCCATATTATCTTGGCCATTGGATTTATTCTTTTCTGTATCAATTCTGCAGCTCTCTGTGCTTCTGTAACGCTCATCTGGGGATCT
Protein-coding sequences here:
- a CDS encoding HU family DNA-binding protein, yielding MAGITDMRKKIAKSTSVKEKDVKKVLDTFFSEVMTSVNKGEKVAIKEFGTFTRRVQKAKKAKNPRTKAVINVPEKKKFVFKPARKNKYL
- a CDS encoding cell division protein FtsZ; this translates as GIGESEGSTDRVAEAVDDAVNSPLIEADIAQAKGALIRIVGDPQMSVTEAQRAAELIQKRINPMAKIIWGASIDPTMEGKIKVLVVLTGVKSPYILDTNATLSSMKKAAKISSVDSNIDIIE